The genomic interval ACGAAGTCCGACGTCCGCAACGCCGTGACGATGGTCGAGTCCTGCCTCACCGAGGCGCCGAACAACTGCGACAACCCCGAGGGGCTGCCCACCGGCGTCGCGGTCACCGGCTCCAACGACGGCACCCCCGAGACCTACGTCGTGACGAAGACCTCCAACGGTCGCTCGTTCACGATCACCAAGACGGGCATCGGCGTCTTCGCCCGCACCTGCAACACCTCCGGCGAGGGCGGCTGCAACAGCACCGGCGGCTGGTAGCCCCACCCCCGACAGGACCGAGTCGCTCCACGGGGCGGGCCGCACGGCCCGCCCCGTGTCACGTCCGCGGCCGGTACAGCGTGCGCGCCAGCCAGGCGGTCAGCGGCAGCACCCACGCCATGTAGAGCGCGAACAGCCACGGGGCGTCCTCGAGCGTCTGCCCGTAGAAGCGGACGTGCTCGCCCCAGTAGGAGACCGACAGCAGCAGGATCGCCGCGATCGTCAGGCGCGGCACCCCGGGGCGGCGGACCGCCTCCCAGGACAGCAGCGCGAGCACGAACGGCACCGCGTAGTAGTCGATGTTCCAGGTGTCCAGCACGCAGCGCAGCGAGAACAGCAGCGCGAGCAGCAGCAGCGCGTCGTCGCGACGGCGGTCGGGCCGGCGCCACAGCAGCAGCGACAGCGGCAGCGCGACGAGCACGATCAGCGGGTGGGAGATCGTCGACGCCCAGATCGGCACGAAGTAGCGGTCGCCCTGCGGGGTCGGCTCGCGCGAGCCCAGCGGCCAGAAGACGTTGTAGGGGGTCGCGACGCCGTCGCTGCCGGTCTGCAGCGCCGCGTTCTGGCTCACCGACGAGAACGCCTGCGGGCTCGACAGGATTCCCGGGAGCGTCAGCGCGGCCGCGATCACCCCGGCGACGAGCAGGACCCCCAGCCGCCGCGACGGCGTGGCCAGCAGCACCGGTAGGACCGCCAGCAGCGCCCACTGCTTCGTGGCCAGCGCCAGGCCGAGCAGCACCGCGGACAGGATCCGCCGGTCCCACA from Paraconexibacter algicola carries:
- a CDS encoding glycosyltransferase 87 family protein, whose protein sequence is MPARALTITAVLAVVALTLRAAIGMEPGLDYFTDASQAIDLLAAGNVSGFLQIQPLMGSFSLIVRAPFVRLVLYEDLDVVYYVGALPLLAGGIVLGLALRRHLERVGQGPAVQWLVAALAILNPLTFRALHWGHPEEILAGALCVGAVLAALWDRRILSAVLLGLALATKQWALLAVLPVLLATPSRRLGVLLVAGVIAAALTLPGILSSPQAFSSVSQNAALQTGSDGVATPYNVFWPLGSREPTPQGDRYFVPIWASTISHPLIVLVALPLSLLLWRRPDRRRDDALLLLALLFSLRCVLDTWNIDYYAVPFVLALLSWEAVRRPGVPRLTIAAILLLSVSYWGEHVRFYGQTLEDAPWLFALYMAWVLPLTAWLARTLYRPRT